The Desertifilum tharense IPPAS B-1220 genome includes a region encoding these proteins:
- a CDS encoding cation diffusion facilitator family transporter, with the protein MSQDNRSQVRRVLFLTLGLNLIVMGIKLGVGWQTGALSLIADALHSITDSANNILGLIATHFASPQPDREHPYGHQKFDAIGALGIAAFLGIACFEILSSAVERLLQTEREPVNISASGLWILLVVLGINIFVAFYERHVGQKVGSQILIADAKHTMSDVWVTIVVIAGLIGVWLGYQWLDIALAFPVALLVFWSGWEVLKSNLPWLVDRMAIAPEAIHEIVMQVPGVLNCHSIASRGMVGRQAFIEMHLVVGVPDVETSHKITEEIEARLTQKYHPVRILIHVEPPAYQSDEVTF; encoded by the coding sequence ATGTCTCAAGACAACCGTTCGCAAGTCCGCAGAGTTTTATTTCTGACCTTGGGACTCAACCTCATCGTCATGGGAATTAAACTAGGCGTCGGTTGGCAAACAGGAGCCTTAAGCCTCATAGCAGACGCCTTACACAGCATTACCGATAGCGCCAACAACATTTTAGGATTGATTGCCACGCATTTCGCTTCCCCCCAACCCGATCGCGAACACCCCTACGGACATCAAAAATTTGACGCCATTGGAGCATTAGGAATTGCAGCCTTTTTAGGGATTGCTTGCTTTGAAATTCTCAGCAGTGCAGTTGAACGCCTGCTGCAAACCGAGCGCGAACCCGTTAATATTTCAGCATCCGGTTTATGGATTTTATTGGTTGTTTTAGGAATTAATATTTTTGTGGCATTTTACGAACGCCATGTCGGTCAAAAAGTCGGAAGCCAAATTTTAATTGCCGATGCCAAGCATACCATGAGCGATGTTTGGGTAACGATCGTCGTGATTGCGGGTTTAATCGGCGTTTGGTTAGGCTATCAATGGCTAGATATTGCCTTAGCCTTTCCCGTCGCCTTACTCGTCTTCTGGAGTGGCTGGGAAGTCCTCAAGAGTAATTTACCCTGGCTGGTGGATCGAATGGCGATCGCACCCGAAGCCATCCACGAAATTGTCATGCAAGTCCCAGGCGTCCTTAACTGCCATAGTATCGCCTCGCGGGGAATGGTTGGACGCCAAGCCTTCATCGAAATGCACCTCGTCGTCGGCGTTCCCGATGTCGAAACCTCACACAAAATCACCGAAGAAATCGAAGCACGCTTAACCCAAAAATACCACCCCGTCCGCATCCTCATCCACGTTGAACCCCCCGCCTATCAATCTGATGAAGTGACGTTTTAG
- a CDS encoding ATP-binding protein has translation MHGLLNLEIRYEQDIVLARQRARQIAQLLGFEAQDQTRIATAVSEIARNAFQYAQGGRVEFSVETAESVPYLLMTVCDRGPGIPHLAQVLSGQYTSSTGLGLGLVGARQLMDRFEVESTPSGTEVKIAKNLPLLAPSLTPPQLSAIADRLIQRSPQSPFQEIQQQNQELLQALDALRRREEQLSQLNQELEDTNRGVVALYAELDEKADSLRRANELKTRFLSNMSHEFRTPLNSILSLSRLLLDRLDGDLNAEQEKQVVFIRKAAEGLSELVNDLLDLAKVEAGKLVLRPSPFEIGDLFATLRGMLRPLLAHNTSINLIFEEPQDFPQLYTDEGKVAQILRNFISNALKYTEQGEVRIWATACQGDRIMLSVADTGIGISPTDRERIFEDFVQIESHLQKRVKGTGLGLPLSQKLAELLGGTVSVASTVGVGSTFSVTLPRIAPGAEQTPQSLGVWQLEADKYPVLIIEDHPDTLFAYEKCLEQSIYQPIAAQTLSCARDVLAHLRPVAIILDILLEGQSSWAFLSELKEHPATQDIPILVITVVNNERLAIARGADGFLIKPIDRLLLLNQLNRLVKQHPHQNLLVIDDDPAARYLLKQYLSAISFNPLEAEDGIQGIQLAQTEQPRAIILDLVLPDVSGIEVFHQLKSNPVTSHIPIIINTSQPQAAENHPVLLQAAVAILSKAEPSTQEAIAKLYQALLKAGLSWESGGTSHG, from the coding sequence ATGCATGGTCTTTTAAACCTAGAAATTCGCTACGAGCAAGATATTGTCCTGGCCCGACAAAGAGCGCGACAGATTGCCCAACTGCTAGGGTTTGAGGCTCAAGATCAAACCCGAATTGCCACCGCCGTCTCCGAAATTGCCCGCAATGCCTTTCAGTATGCCCAAGGCGGACGGGTAGAATTCAGCGTGGAAACGGCAGAGTCTGTCCCCTATTTATTGATGACGGTTTGCGATCGCGGGCCGGGCATTCCCCACCTAGCGCAAGTTCTATCGGGTCAATATACCTCCTCTACGGGGTTGGGGTTGGGGTTGGTGGGCGCGCGGCAGTTGATGGATCGTTTTGAGGTGGAGTCTACGCCTAGCGGTACAGAGGTGAAAATTGCCAAGAATTTACCCCTGCTCGCCCCTTCCCTGACGCCGCCCCAACTCAGCGCGATCGCCGATCGTTTAATTCAGCGATCGCCCCAAAGCCCTTTTCAAGAAATTCAACAACAAAACCAGGAACTCCTGCAAGCCTTAGACGCCTTGCGCCGTCGGGAAGAGCAACTCTCGCAACTCAACCAAGAACTCGAAGATACTAACCGGGGAGTGGTGGCGCTTTACGCTGAGTTAGATGAAAAAGCGGACTCTCTGCGACGAGCCAACGAACTCAAAACCCGCTTTTTATCGAATATGAGCCATGAGTTCCGCACCCCCCTCAACTCGATTTTATCCCTGTCTCGCCTGCTGCTGGATCGCTTGGATGGCGACTTAAACGCCGAACAGGAAAAACAGGTGGTATTTATCCGCAAAGCCGCTGAAGGTTTATCGGAACTGGTAAACGATTTACTGGATTTGGCGAAGGTGGAGGCGGGGAAATTGGTGCTGCGTCCGTCTCCTTTTGAGATTGGCGATTTATTTGCCACCCTGCGGGGAATGCTGCGTCCGTTGTTGGCGCATAACACTTCGATTAATCTGATTTTTGAGGAACCCCAAGATTTTCCCCAACTGTATACCGATGAAGGCAAAGTCGCGCAAATCCTGAGAAATTTTATTTCTAATGCGCTTAAATATACCGAACAAGGCGAAGTCCGGATTTGGGCAACGGCTTGTCAGGGCGATCGCATTATGCTCTCTGTCGCCGATACGGGTATTGGCATTAGCCCTACCGATCGAGAGCGCATTTTTGAAGATTTTGTACAAATTGAGTCTCACCTGCAAAAGCGCGTCAAAGGAACTGGACTGGGATTGCCCCTTTCGCAAAAGTTAGCCGAACTCCTCGGCGGTACCGTCAGCGTCGCTAGCACGGTTGGAGTCGGTTCAACCTTTAGCGTCACCTTACCCCGGATTGCACCTGGGGCAGAGCAAACACCTCAATCGCTGGGCGTTTGGCAACTAGAAGCAGACAAATACCCGGTTCTGATTATTGAAGATCATCCCGATACGCTGTTTGCCTACGAGAAATGCTTGGAACAGTCGATTTATCAACCGATTGCCGCCCAGACGCTCTCTTGCGCGCGGGACGTGCTAGCCCATTTGCGCCCGGTTGCGATTATTTTAGATATTTTACTGGAAGGTCAAAGTTCCTGGGCATTCCTTTCGGAGCTAAAAGAGCATCCTGCAACGCAGGATATCCCCATTTTGGTGATTACCGTCGTGAATAACGAGAGGTTGGCGATCGCGCGCGGGGCGGATGGCTTTTTAATTAAGCCTATAGATAGATTGTTACTGCTGAACCAACTCAATAGGCTAGTCAAACAGCACCCGCATCAAAACCTTTTAGTGATTGATGACGATCCGGCTGCTCGTTATTTGCTCAAACAGTATTTGTCTGCGATTTCCTTCAACCCTTTAGAGGCTGAAGACGGGATTCAAGGAATTCAGCTTGCACAAACTGAACAGCCCAGAGCAATTATCCTCGATTTAGTCTTGCCTGATGTCTCTGGCATTGAAGTTTTCCATCAACTCAAAAGTAATCCCGTGACGAGTCACATTCCGATTATCATCAATACATCGCAGCCGCAAGCAGCCGAAAATCACCCGGTTTTGCTGCAAGCAGCCGTCGCCATTTTGTCTAAGGCTGAACCCTCAACACAAGAGGCGATCGCTAAACTCTATCAGGCGCTGCTCAAAGCTGGATTGTCTTGGGAATCTGGGGGAACCTCTCATGGTTAG
- a CDS encoding ATP-binding protein produces the protein MGNNTDDPHACDFLSSCDRYQQILTQITWNIRRTLDLETIWQQTVTGLGQALSLDRCCIGTYQSLEVPIKIVAEFVADESVSSLLERELTLAEDPILMQALTALEPMTGILVDESGQRQSVLAVATCYQDRPNGLILLYQSYKNQTEQTSPYLWTTPEIDLVRELADQIGMAIAHITLLVKNQALTTELWQKNYELEEARQKAKEVSRLKSEFLNRISHELRTPLNGIIGFLQLILDGMAEEPEEQVEFIQVAHKSAIHLLNIINDLLSIANIEAGKMQLTLTPVKLDELFNRVEKFICNQALQKNLSYEILIPPVRDEILLYANYQVLLLVMFNLVGNAIKFTHEGSITIATEILKKKLIIQNQECPGMVKVRIADTGIGVSLDKQDKLFQSFSPVDGSRTCAYGGTGLGLAISQKLIEAMGGEINFFSMGEGLGSTVTFTVPLFHLPVLSLSD, from the coding sequence ATGGGAAACAACACTGACGATCCGCACGCCTGTGACTTTTTATCGAGTTGCGATCGCTATCAGCAGATCCTCACCCAAATTACCTGGAACATCCGTCGAACCCTCGATTTAGAAACCATCTGGCAACAAACCGTAACGGGGTTAGGACAAGCGCTCTCGTTAGATCGTTGCTGCATTGGCACCTACCAAAGCCTAGAAGTCCCCATTAAAATCGTCGCCGAGTTTGTTGCTGACGAGTCAGTCAGTTCCCTGTTAGAGCGGGAATTAACCCTAGCAGAAGACCCGATTTTAATGCAAGCGCTGACCGCCTTAGAACCGATGACAGGCATTCTCGTCGATGAGTCGGGTCAGCGTCAATCGGTGTTAGCGGTAGCCACCTGCTATCAAGATCGGCCGAATGGGTTAATTTTGCTTTACCAAAGCTATAAAAACCAGACCGAACAGACTTCTCCCTATTTGTGGACAACCCCAGAAATTGATTTAGTGCGCGAACTCGCCGATCAAATCGGAATGGCGATCGCGCACATTACATTATTGGTCAAAAATCAAGCCTTAACCACTGAATTATGGCAAAAAAATTACGAACTTGAAGAGGCTCGCCAAAAAGCCAAAGAAGTCTCTCGTCTCAAAAGTGAATTCCTCAACCGGATCTCCCACGAACTGCGAACTCCCCTCAATGGCATCATTGGCTTCTTGCAGCTAATTCTTGATGGGATGGCAGAAGAGCCAGAAGAACAAGTCGAATTTATTCAAGTAGCCCATAAATCTGCCATCCACCTGCTCAATATTATTAACGATCTTCTCAGTATCGCCAACATTGAAGCGGGGAAAATGCAACTCACACTCACCCCCGTGAAGCTCGATGAACTCTTCAACCGGGTTGAGAAATTTATCTGTAACCAAGCCTTACAGAAAAATCTCAGTTACGAGATCCTCATCCCCCCAGTCCGCGATGAAATTCTTCTATATGCCAACTATCAAGTCTTATTATTAGTCATGTTTAACCTAGTGGGGAATGCTATTAAATTTACCCATGAAGGCAGTATTACGATCGCTACCGAAATTCTTAAAAAGAAACTCATCATTCAAAACCAAGAATGTCCGGGTATGGTCAAAGTCCGAATTGCCGATACCGGAATTGGAGTTTCGTTAGATAAACAAGATAAACTCTTTCAATCCTTTTCTCCCGTTGATGGTTCCCGCACCTGTGCCTATGGGGGAACAGGTTTGGGGTTAGCCATTTCCCAAAAACTGATTGAAGCAATGGGGGGTGAAATAAATTTCTTCAGTATGGGGGAAGGACTCGGTTCCACCGTAACGTTTACCGTGCCTCTATTCCATCTCCCCGTTCTCAGCCTCTCAGACTGA
- a CDS encoding response regulator has product MVRVSGVTILHIDDNETNRYVVTRMLHAVGFEVIEAATGEDGLQLAIEKNPDLVILDVKLPGLSGFEVCQHLKSNPDTAFIPVLHLSATFVASQDKAQGLDSGADAYLAQPVEAIELIATVRALLRIRRAEDAALTLAREWQTTFDSISDGVGLLDERGYFLRCNQALVALLHKPIGEIIGCSHSAIAPDSADAVHETPFSRAQTLGQRQSEEVQWGERWFSLTVDPIVNPSEQFAGAVYILADITERKRVEQERTLLLAREQEARAQAEAANRLKDEFLATLSHELRSPLNAMLGWTRLLNTRKFDEQRTAQAMQTIERSARAQAQLVEDLLDVSRIIQGKLRLNIRPVQLAEAIAAAIETIRPAAEAKQIEIQTAFEEPVGEVAGDFDRLQQIVWNLLSNAIKFTPKQGQVRVELQSVNSHIELNVSDTGQGIKADFLPYVFDRFRQADSSITRSYSGLGLGLAIVRHLVELHGGTVGASSAGEDRGATFTLTFPLMSASVETPAIPRISTPKINPALDGNLPCLQGIRVLVVDDEVDTRDYLGFVLEQCQAEVWVAASAQDAIAALGQFKPNVLVSDIGMPQEDGYTFIRKVRALSKEQGGEIPAIALTAYARTEDRKQAIASGFQLHLSKPIEPKELAVGVASLLGKV; this is encoded by the coding sequence ATGGTTAGAGTGTCCGGTGTCACCATTCTCCACATAGACGACAACGAAACGAATCGATATGTCGTCACGCGCATGTTGCACGCCGTCGGATTTGAAGTCATTGAAGCCGCAACGGGCGAAGATGGGTTGCAACTGGCGATTGAAAAGAACCCAGATTTAGTGATTTTAGACGTGAAACTGCCGGGATTAAGCGGTTTTGAGGTCTGTCAGCATCTCAAATCCAATCCCGATACAGCGTTTATCCCCGTCTTGCACCTGTCTGCTACCTTTGTAGCCAGTCAAGATAAGGCGCAAGGGTTGGATAGCGGTGCAGATGCTTACCTGGCTCAACCTGTAGAAGCGATTGAACTGATTGCGACGGTGCGGGCGCTCTTGAGAATTCGCCGCGCCGAAGACGCCGCCCTCACCCTAGCGCGAGAATGGCAAACCACCTTTGATTCGATTAGCGATGGCGTGGGGTTGCTTGATGAGAGAGGTTATTTCTTGCGGTGCAATCAAGCCCTTGTTGCTTTATTACACAAGCCCATCGGTGAGATTATTGGCTGTTCCCATAGCGCGATCGCCCCTGACAGTGCTGATGCGGTGCATGAGACTCCCTTTAGTCGGGCGCAAACGTTAGGACAGCGCCAAAGCGAGGAGGTGCAGTGGGGAGAACGATGGTTTTCGCTCACCGTCGATCCGATTGTCAATCCCTCAGAGCAGTTTGCGGGGGCTGTTTATATTCTGGCAGATATTACCGAACGCAAGCGCGTCGAACAAGAACGCACGTTACTCCTCGCTCGCGAACAGGAAGCCCGCGCCCAAGCCGAAGCCGCCAACCGCCTCAAAGATGAGTTTTTAGCAACCCTTTCCCATGAATTGCGATCGCCCCTGAATGCCATGCTGGGCTGGACTCGCTTGCTCAATACCCGCAAGTTTGACGAACAGAGAACCGCTCAAGCGATGCAAACCATTGAACGCAGCGCCCGCGCTCAAGCCCAACTGGTGGAAGATTTATTAGATGTTTCTCGGATTATTCAAGGCAAGTTACGCTTAAATATTCGCCCGGTACAACTGGCTGAGGCGATCGCAGCGGCGATAGAAACCATCCGTCCGGCGGCTGAAGCCAAACAGATTGAAATTCAAACCGCTTTTGAAGAACCCGTAGGGGAGGTGGCTGGCGATTTCGATCGCTTGCAACAAATTGTTTGGAATTTACTCTCCAATGCGATTAAATTTACACCCAAACAGGGACAAGTCCGCGTTGAACTCCAGAGCGTTAACTCCCATATTGAGCTAAATGTGAGCGATACGGGTCAAGGAATTAAGGCGGACTTTTTACCCTACGTGTTCGACCGATTTCGCCAAGCCGATAGTTCGATTACTCGCTCCTATAGCGGTTTGGGTTTGGGACTGGCCATTGTACGCCATTTAGTGGAGTTACATGGCGGTACGGTAGGCGCTTCTAGTGCTGGAGAGGATCGGGGGGCAACGTTTACCCTAACGTTTCCCCTGATGAGCGCTTCTGTAGAAACCCCGGCTATTCCCAGGATTTCGACTCCAAAAATTAACCCAGCTTTGGATGGAAATTTGCCGTGTTTGCAGGGAATTCGCGTCTTGGTAGTGGACGATGAGGTGGATACGCGAGACTACTTGGGGTTTGTCTTAGAGCAATGTCAGGCGGAAGTGTGGGTGGCGGCTTCGGCTCAAGATGCGATCGCAGCCCTCGGTCAATTTAAGCCGAATGTGTTGGTTAGCGATATCGGGATGCCCCAAGAGGATGGCTACACGTTCATTCGCAAGGTACGAGCTTTATCTAAGGAACAGGGTGGAGAAATTCCGGCAATTGCCTTAACGGCCTATGCGAGAACTGAGGATCGCAAACAGGCGATCGCATCGGGTTTTCAACTACATTTATCAAAGCCCATTGAGCCGAAAGAGCTAGCGGTTGGCGTAGCCAGTTTGCTGGGAAAGGTTTAG
- a CDS encoding cysteine desulfurase family protein yields MHRPIYLDYHATTPTDERVLAAMLPYFTQSFGNPASTTHAYGWEAEAAVQNARQILARAINATPEEIIFTSGATEANNLAIKGVAESYFSQGRHIVTVETEHNAVLDPCRYLETLGFEVTYLPVQPDGLIDLVQLEKALRPDTILVSVMAANNEIGVIQPLAEIGAICRRYEVLFHSDAAQAIAKIPLDVEAMHLDLVSLTAHKVYGPKGIGALYVRRRDPRVKLAPQLHGGGHERGWRSGTLCTPQIVGFARAVELGLVQQEAEAERLGQLRDRLWTQIATLPEIELNGHPTQRLPGNLNISVTGVDGSALILGLQPFVAVSSGSACTSAKVAPSHVLTALGRPERLAYASIRFGLGRWTTAQEIDEAAERAIATIQALRQANR; encoded by the coding sequence ATGCATCGTCCAATCTATCTGGATTATCACGCGACAACCCCCACAGATGAACGGGTGTTAGCGGCAATGCTTCCTTACTTTACTCAATCTTTTGGCAATCCTGCCAGTACGACTCATGCCTATGGTTGGGAAGCAGAAGCGGCGGTTCAAAACGCCCGACAAATTCTCGCACGAGCGATTAATGCAACACCAGAAGAGATTATCTTTACCAGTGGTGCCACAGAGGCCAATAATTTAGCCATTAAGGGCGTTGCCGAATCGTACTTTAGTCAAGGTCGGCATATTGTGACGGTAGAGACAGAGCATAATGCAGTTCTCGATCCCTGTCGCTATTTAGAAACGCTGGGGTTTGAAGTTACGTATTTACCCGTTCAACCCGATGGCCTGATTGATTTGGTACAGCTCGAAAAGGCCCTCCGCCCCGATACGATTTTGGTTTCGGTGATGGCGGCTAATAATGAGATTGGGGTAATTCAACCGCTAGCGGAAATTGGCGCGATCTGTCGGCGCTATGAGGTGCTATTTCATAGCGATGCAGCTCAGGCGATCGCTAAAATTCCCTTGGATGTGGAGGCGATGCACCTCGATTTAGTCTCGCTGACGGCGCATAAGGTGTATGGCCCCAAAGGGATCGGCGCGTTGTATGTCCGCCGTCGCGACCCCAGGGTGAAGCTCGCGCCGCAATTGCACGGGGGAGGCCACGAGCGCGGCTGGCGGTCGGGAACCCTCTGTACGCCGCAAATTGTGGGGTTTGCACGCGCTGTTGAGTTGGGGTTGGTCCAACAGGAAGCGGAGGCTGAACGCTTAGGTCAATTGCGCGATCGCCTCTGGACTCAGATCGCGACTTTACCCGAAATTGAACTTAACGGTCATCCGACCCAACGCTTGCCCGGAAACTTGAATATCAGCGTGACGGGGGTGGATGGTTCGGCGTTAATCCTGGGTTTGCAGCCCTTTGTTGCCGTTTCTTCGGGTTCGGCCTGCACGTCGGCTAAAGTTGCCCCTTCCCATGTTTTGACGGCTCTGGGACGCCCAGAACGCCTCGCTTATGCCTCGATTCGCTTCGGTCTGGGTCGCTGGACTACGGCTCAGGAAATAGATGAGGCGGCAGAACGCGCGATCGCCACGATTCAGGCTTTGCGTCAAGCAAATCGCTAG
- the map gene encoding type I methionyl aminopeptidase: protein MGNETIVLLSRREIEKMRQAGRLAAELLAYLEPLVKPGVSTLEINDAAEEWTQKQGAKSAPLGYHGFPKSICTSVNEVVCHGIPNAKQVLKDGDIINLDVTPIVDGYHGDTSKTFFVGTPSPTAKKLVEVTEECLRRGIAAVKPNGKIGDIGAAIQEYAEENGFSVVQDFVGHGISRVFHTAPQIPHYGTRGKGKRLRAGMVFTIEPMINVGTWEVEVLEDKWTAVTRDRKLSAQFEHTIAVTESGVEILTLREAETYSLTA from the coding sequence ATGGGAAACGAAACAATCGTACTCTTATCGCGCCGCGAAATTGAGAAAATGCGTCAGGCGGGACGCTTGGCTGCGGAACTGCTGGCTTATCTGGAACCTTTGGTAAAACCGGGTGTTAGCACGTTAGAGATTAATGACGCAGCCGAAGAATGGACGCAAAAACAGGGTGCAAAAAGTGCGCCTTTGGGGTATCACGGGTTTCCTAAGTCCATTTGTACTAGCGTGAATGAGGTGGTGTGTCACGGTATCCCCAATGCCAAACAGGTGTTAAAAGATGGAGATATTATCAATTTGGATGTGACGCCAATTGTAGATGGGTATCATGGCGATACGTCTAAGACCTTTTTTGTGGGAACGCCTTCCCCAACGGCGAAGAAGTTGGTGGAAGTCACCGAAGAATGTCTCAGACGCGGGATTGCAGCCGTAAAACCCAATGGCAAAATTGGGGATATTGGCGCAGCTATTCAAGAATATGCTGAAGAAAATGGCTTTTCAGTAGTGCAAGATTTTGTGGGACATGGAATTAGTCGCGTTTTCCATACAGCACCCCAGATTCCCCATTATGGCACTCGCGGTAAAGGCAAACGCTTGCGTGCGGGAATGGTGTTTACCATTGAACCGATGATTAATGTAGGGACTTGGGAAGTTGAGGTGCTTGAAGATAAGTGGACGGCAGTAACGCGCGATCGCAAACTCTCAGCCCAGTTTGAGCATACCATCGCAGTCACAGAATCGGGCGTAGAAATTTTAACCCTACGCGAGGCTGAGACTTATTCTTTAACCGCCTAG
- a CDS encoding ATP-binding protein yields the protein MNFSLSTAELSSTVSENQDERKSSELSSLGAELAFIQNASGEYLSFFWNLAQQCERGVEQGVGQLGSEEKLAPVDLSAYLHHIQRVLDYQLPERFSYPFQYGEQYWLFELVASPILAAHGTATTVLAIGRLVASSTDLNAFEWQGSTQSNAIAPSSDRYQKLLTQITWNIRRTLDLDTIWQQTVTGLGQALSLDRSCIGLYQGLEFPVKVVAESALESVSSLLDRELALSEHPILMQAIATLEPITAMLVDESGQRQSVLVVTTCYQDQPNGLILLYQSAKTEPEVESSETPPHLWTTQEIDLVRELADQVGTAIAHATLFAESQALATELQRVNADFLQKHRELEDARQQAEEASRLKSEFLANTSHELRTPLNGMIGFLKLIMDGMAEDPEEQAEFIDEAYRSAIHLLNLINDILDIAKIEAGKMQLELTPVKLDELFSDVENFTRTQALQKNLSYQIVTPAVRDEIILYANYQRLLQVMLNLVGNAIKFTHEGSITISTEILKKKLKVHNQECPGIVRVRVADTGIGVSLDKQDKLFQSFSQVDGSRTRTYGGTGLGLAISQKLVEAMGGEVNFFSMGEGLGSTVTFTVPLFQLPVLSLSD from the coding sequence TCTCCACGGCTGAACTCTCTTCTACTGTCTCTGAGAACCAAGACGAACGCAAGTCGAGCGAGTTATCAAGCTTAGGAGCCGAGCTAGCCTTTATCCAGAATGCGTCTGGGGAGTACCTTTCTTTTTTCTGGAATTTGGCACAACAGTGTGAGAGGGGTGTCGAACAAGGGGTAGGACAGTTAGGTAGCGAAGAAAAGCTAGCACCTGTAGATTTGTCAGCTTACCTGCATCACATTCAGCGGGTTTTAGACTACCAACTGCCAGAACGCTTTAGCTATCCCTTTCAATATGGCGAGCAATACTGGTTGTTTGAGTTAGTCGCGAGTCCAATTTTAGCAGCCCACGGGACGGCAACGACTGTCTTAGCGATCGGACGGTTAGTTGCGAGTTCTACGGATCTCAATGCTTTTGAATGGCAGGGAAGCACCCAGTCTAACGCGATCGCCCCAAGTAGCGATCGCTATCAGAAGCTCCTCACCCAAATTACTTGGAATATCCGCCGCACCCTCGACTTAGATACAATCTGGCAACAAACCGTAACGGGTTTAGGTCAGGCACTTTCTCTAGACCGCTCCTGTATTGGCTTGTATCAGGGTTTGGAGTTTCCCGTCAAGGTTGTCGCGGAGTCGGCGTTAGAGTCTGTTAGTTCTCTGCTCGATCGAGAATTAGCCTTATCAGAACATCCAATTTTGATGCAGGCGATCGCCACCTTAGAGCCAATTACCGCTATGTTAGTGGATGAGTCCGGTCAGCGTCAGTCTGTTTTAGTCGTCACTACCTGCTATCAAGATCAGCCAAATGGGTTAATTCTGCTCTATCAGAGTGCCAAAACAGAGCCAGAAGTTGAGAGTAGCGAGACTCCTCCCCATTTGTGGACGACTCAAGAAATCGACTTAGTGCGCGAACTCGCCGATCAAGTGGGAACCGCGATCGCCCATGCTACACTATTTGCCGAAAGCCAAGCCTTAGCCACAGAATTGCAACGGGTGAATGCAGACTTCTTACAGAAGCATCGCGAACTCGAAGATGCACGCCAGCAAGCCGAAGAAGCCTCTCGCCTCAAAAGCGAATTCCTCGCCAACACCTCCCACGAACTGCGAACCCCCCTGAATGGCATGATTGGCTTCTTGAAGCTGATCATGGATGGGATGGCAGAAGATCCCGAAGAACAAGCGGAATTTATTGATGAAGCCTATCGTTCCGCCATTCATCTGCTCAACCTGATTAACGATATTCTCGATATCGCCAAAATTGAAGCGGGTAAAATGCAACTGGAACTTACCCCAGTGAAGCTAGACGAACTGTTTAGCGATGTAGAAAACTTTACCCGCACCCAAGCCTTACAGAAAAATCTGAGCTATCAAATCGTTACCCCAGCAGTGCGCGATGAAATTATCCTCTACGCCAATTATCAGCGCTTGTTGCAAGTGATGTTAAACCTCGTGGGAAATGCGATTAAATTTACCCACGAAGGCAGCATCACCATTAGCACCGAAATTCTCAAAAAGAAACTCAAAGTCCACAACCAAGAATGTCCCGGAATTGTTAGAGTTCGAGTAGCAGATACTGGAATTGGGGTTTCATTAGATAAACAAGATAAACTCTTCCAATCCTTTTCTCAAGTGGATGGTTCCCGCACCCGAACCTATGGGGGAACGGGTTTAGGGTTAGCCATTTCCCAAAAACTGGTTGAAGCAATGGGAGGTGAGGTAAACTTCTTCAGTATGGGAGAAGGACTCGGTTCCACCGTCACCTTCACCGTTCCCCTCTTCCAGCTCCCTGTTCTTAGCCTTTCAGATTAA